CGACCATTACGCTGAGAGGAAAAGGACATGGCAGTATTCTCGAAAGTGTGAGTGCCCTACTGTCAGCAAGGGACATACAAGGGCGTGTTGTTAATGACGACGGAATCCCTATATCCGGGGTAAATGTGAGGAAAAGGAGTGGTGGGAGAAGTGTGATCACGGATGCTAAAGGTGCATTTGCGATCAACGTTGATGACGATAAGACTGTTTTGGTTTTTTCTTATGTCGGATATCTGAATAAAGAGGCGATTGCAAAGCCGGGAATGGTGGTGACTATGAACGCATCATCTAACAAGCTGGACGAGACAGTGGTGGTAGGTTATGGTACCACACGAAGGCGGGATCTGACAGGTTCTGTAAGTTCCATAAACGTAGAAGAGGTTAGAGATGCTCCATTTGCGGCAATTGATCAGGCCCTGTCTGGAAAATCTGCGGGGGTTCAGGTTGTGCAATCAGACGGATCGCCTGGCGGAGCAGCAAAAATCAGGATACGCGGGGGGACTTCTTTAATTGGTGGAAATGATCCGCTTTATATTGTAGATGGCGTACAGGTGCAGGTACAGAATAATTTCCTGCAAACTGCAGCGGATGTGGTTTCACCGGTGGAGCGTGCTGGAGCCGATAGCCCAAACAATGCTGTTTCTGGAGCATTCGCCAGAGCACTTAACAGCTTGGGGGGACTGAATATAAACGATATTGAGTCAATAGATATTTTAAAGGATGCATCGGCGACTGCAATTTACGGATCAAGAGCTGCAAATGGCGTTGTAATTATTACCACAAAAAAAGGCAAATATAATCAAAAGGCCACTTTAGAGACGAATTATTACACGAATATAAGTTCTGCCAGAGCTGAAAAGCTGCTGAATCGGGATCAATATATGACAATTTTGAAGGAGGGTGCGGTTAACTTAAATACGGCAAGAGCTGCAAGAAATTTGGCGGCAGATCCGGTTGCTACAAATATCATTTCAGGTGCATTTTTTGAAGGTGGCGATACCAACTGGATGGATCTTGTTTTGAGAACTGGTTTTACGCAGAATGCCGATATTTCAGTTCGTGGAGGAGGTATTGGTTCCAGGTACTACACGTCATTAGCTTATATGAAAAATAACGGTGTGGTAAAAGGGACTGATTTTAGTCGTATCGGTGGAAAAGTTAGTTTGGATAATGACATTACAGCGCGGTTACACATTAGCACGAACCTTGATTTTGGTTTTACATCAAATAATGTTTCAAATGGAGTATATACGCAAGCGTTATACGCTCCGCCAACGTTTAGCCCGTACAATGCAGATGGCAGTGTAAAGGTAATCGCTCCAGCATCTTTAAATGCCTATGCGTATCAGGGATTTCAAAATCCATTGTTTTTATTGCAGGGTATCAATAAAGCAAGTGCTCAGTCCTTAATCGGATCAATATCCGGGGAGTATGATATTTTAAAATCACTCAAATTTAAAAGTACCGTATCGATTAATTACAATACAAACAATCAAAATAATTTTGTGCCTAGTACTGTGTCAATTGCAACCTCTAGTGGTTCTGGTACTTCTGGAAACGGTATTGCTACTCAAGGGCAGTCTCAAACCACCAATTTGTTCTATGAGAATACCCTGTCCTGGGACAAGGCTTTCAACGAGAACCACAGGGTAAACGTGTTGGTTGGTACTTCCTGGAATATTTTCAAGTCAAAGTCATTTACGGCAAGTGGACAAGGTTTTCCAGATGATATATTTTTGAATAACCTTTCCTCAGCTTCGATCACGCTTCCTTCAACTGGTGTGCGAGGTCAGAACTCGCTACTTAGTTTTTATGCCAGAGCAAATTATTCCATGTTTGACAAATATATCTTTACTTTCACAGGTAGGGCAGATGCGTCCTCGAAATTTCCGAAGAACAACCGGGTTGGCTATTTTCCTTCAGCAGGGCTGGCCTGGAGAATCTCGAGCGAGAAATTTATGAAAGATATCAAATGGATTGATGAGGTAAAAATTCGCGCGAGTGCGGGTTATACAGGTACTCAAAACATTGGCGACAATCTTTTTTATTCGTTGTTTTCCCCGGTTTCATACGCAGGCCTTCCTGGCTTATCTCCAACCCAATTAGGTAACGATGGAATCAAATGGGAATCTACCTTACAGAAGGATGCCGGGATAGATTTTTCGATTTTAAAGTCGCGGCTTAGGGGTGGTATTGGTATGTATAAAAAGAAAACCACAGGTCTTCTTTTCCAGACTTCTGTAGCTCCTAGTTCTGGATTTACAGGTGCCACTGCAAATGTGGCAAGTCTGCAAAATGTGGGCTTGGAATTAGAGCTATCCGGAGAATTTCTGCGCAAGAAAAATTTCCAGTGGTCTGGATCTTTTAACATATCAGGTAACCGGTCAAAGGTGCTTAAACTGCCTTCAAATTTGGGTAACTCTGCAGATCCTTCCATGTACCGCTACGGAAATACAGTATTGAAGTTGGGCGAACCTATCGGTTTATTATATGGGAAAACTTTTGACGGAATTATTCAGAACCAGGCTGAATTAGATGCTTATAAAAAAGTAAGCAGAAATGCCAATAGTGCGGCTTATTTTGGGATTGGTGATGCTCGTTATGTATTAACAGGAGTTCCGAGCAGCGCTACTAATCCTCTTCAGAGTTATAAAGATGATGTGATTGGCCACGCTATGCCTGATTTTTACGGTGGGTATACCAACACCTTATCTTTCAAGAATTTTTCACTATCAACACTGTTCACTTTTTCTAAGGGCAATGAAATCTTTTACTTAGCAGATGCTCAAAATACGGACCTCAGCACGCGTACAAACAAAGGTGTCAGGATCCTTGATCGATGGACGCCGGAAAATCCAACGGCAACACGTCCAAGGTTAATCTTGGGACAATCTGACTTTGCATATACCAACAGTAATAACATTTATGATGCCTCATTTTTAAGAGTTAAATCGGCTACTTTAAGTTACCAGTTACCTAAAAGGTTACTGAGTAAACTAGGCATTAGTAAAGCTTATATATACACTTCAGCGACAAACCTATTTACCATAACGGGTTATCCAGGTGCCGATCCGGAAGTGAGTAACGATCCATATAGCCTTATTGGGGGTTACAGCGATGTTGGTGGTTATCCAACTGTTAAGCAATATAGTTTTGGTATTCGTTGTGCACTTTAATCAAAAATAACATGAAAAATTTATTTATCTCTATATCTTTAAGTATTGTTGCGGTCATCGGATTCTCCAGTTGTGAAAAGGAACTGGGTGCACTTCCGGGAAATGCAAAGGTTGATGGCAATTCAGTCTTTGATCAAGCTACTGCGCAAATAGCACTTAACGGCGTCTATTATAATTTTGCCAATGCGAGTACCATAAAAAATGATTGGATGAATCATCAGGTGGTCCCTGGAAGTTTATCAGGTCACATACAATACGGAATTGGTGCTACACCGCTTGAAACAAACGAAAATACACAATTACTCAATGCTGGGTACTATTGGCTGGAATCCTATAAAATTCTTAATGCCGCAAATGGATTGCTTAAAAATGTAATGGCTTTGCCGGATAATAAGTTTACTGGCAACAGGAAGAATGAGATCCTGGCTGAAGCCCGGTTTTTGAGGGCTTACGCGCACCTGAAACTTTTGACGTATTATGCTGAATGGTATAAAATGGACAGTCAGTACGGTGTGCTTTTAAGAGATCAGGTAGTGACCTTAACCACTACCGAAAAAGCCAGGTCAAGTGTAAAGGAAAGTTATGATTTTATTACTTCGGATTTGGATTTTGCTATCACTAACGCGCCTGCAGCTAATCCCAATTATTACGTTACGAAATGGGCTGCAATGGCTTTAAAAATTAAAATGTTAATGCTGAGAAACACTTCTGCAGATTATGCAGAGGTGATATCTTTGGCTAATACCATTACTTCGGGAAGCCCATTTGTTCTGGAGGCAAGGGCGGAGGATATCTTTCACACGAAAGGTTTGGCCAGTACCGAAGTTATTCTGGGACTTAAGCCACAGGCCAACCAGATTTCTGATCCATATAGTAAAAGCAGAAACTATTTTCCCGCAGCATCCGCTTTATGGGTAGCATCAGCAGGATTAAAAAATCTTTACGCCAATGATCCAAGGGGCGCATGGATGATAGGGACCGCTACACCTTACACGGCACTTTATGCTCCCGGTACCTCCTATTTTATGAAATACATCTTGCAGGGAGGCGTGCCCACAACAGTTTCAGAGACCGATTATCCTTTACGTCTAACTGAAGTGTATTTGTTGAAAGCTGAGGCCATTGTACGTTCAGGTGGTAGCCTTTCTGATGCGAAGGCATTGGTTCATACCATTCAGCAAAAGGCAGGTATTACTGCTACCGCTAATAACACAAACTATTTAGCCGTAGAAAGTGCGACAAATGCTGCTGATTTGTTGGTAGAAATCTACAAAGAAACGGTACGAAGTCTTGTTGCTGAAGATGGCTCGGAGTGGACTTCATTGCTTAGATTGCCAATGTCGACCATCACACAGTTTAAGCCATCGCTCACAAAACAAACACAGTTTATATTTCCTGTTCCGGCTACGGAATTTTTGACCAATTCGCTTTTTGGAGATCAAAATCCTGGCTACCCTAAAAACTAAGATGAATCCCCGTCAAATCACTAATTGGCGGGGATCAATAAAGGAAACAGTGTTTGTCTCACCGTAAATTACACGAAATGAAAATGATAAAATTTAAAGTCCCGAGGCCGTTAAAGGTAATTGCGTCAATTGCCCTTACTTATTTCTTACTCACAGCTGCCTCTTTTAGTGCGCATGCCCAGAAGGGTACTGCGACACTGGTTGTTGGAGATGCAGCCCCGCCAATAAGATTTTCAAAATGGCTTAAGGGAAAGCCATTGAAGGCTTTCGAGAAAGACCAGATGTATGTTTTGGAATTTTGGGCTACCTGGTGTGGTCCCTGCATTGCTGCCATGCCGGGACTTTCTGAGTTTGCGAGAAAGCATCCGGAAGTGACTGTGATTGCTTATAACGTTTGGGAAAAAGTAGGCGCGAGACCATATGAATCAGCCTTGCCTAATGTTGAAAAATTTGTAAAAAGCATGGGGGATAAAATGGACTTTAATGTTGCTGCCGACAATAATGAACAGTTTGTGTCTGAAAATTGGCTGAAAAATGCTGGAGTTACGGGCATTCCTGCTACCATGGTGGTTAAAGATAATAAATTGATTTGGATGGGTTCTCCTGGGGGACTAGAAGCCTTGTTAGAATCGATTAGAAAGGGCAGGTTTGATATGGCTCCAAAAGCATCAGAAGAACAGCGGGCTAAAGTTGCTGCCAATATTAAGAATCAGGATGCAATGCTGGAACCCTATAATAAAGCCATAGCACTAAAAGATTACAAAGCTGCAATTGCCGCCCTTGATAAACTGCTTGCTGATGATCCGACATTATCTTACGGTATAAACATGAAGAAGTTCACGACTTTGCTGGATTTTGGAGAAGAGCAAAAGGCCGTTGAGGTTGCAAGAAATTTCCTGAAAACTACCACTACAGGCGGTAATACTGTTTCGAATTTCGGAATTGCAATTGCCGATCGTTCAGGTCTTAAACCAGAGACCTATCTTTTTGGGGTTGAATGCCTT
The nucleotide sequence above comes from Pedobacter sp. MC2016-14. Encoded proteins:
- a CDS encoding TonB-dependent receptor — translated: MYRNYTRKLGVPSSVCHKILLIMRLTTVLLLASLLQVSASGLAQKITVSKSSASLKSVLKEISAQSGYLFLYSDAVMNQAIPVDIDVKNKKIEEVLEVIFDNQPLSYNVNKTTITLRGKGHGSILESVSALLSARDIQGRVVNDDGIPISGVNVRKRSGGRSVITDAKGAFAINVDDDKTVLVFSYVGYLNKEAIAKPGMVVTMNASSNKLDETVVVGYGTTRRRDLTGSVSSINVEEVRDAPFAAIDQALSGKSAGVQVVQSDGSPGGAAKIRIRGGTSLIGGNDPLYIVDGVQVQVQNNFLQTAADVVSPVERAGADSPNNAVSGAFARALNSLGGLNINDIESIDILKDASATAIYGSRAANGVVIITTKKGKYNQKATLETNYYTNISSARAEKLLNRDQYMTILKEGAVNLNTARAARNLAADPVATNIISGAFFEGGDTNWMDLVLRTGFTQNADISVRGGGIGSRYYTSLAYMKNNGVVKGTDFSRIGGKVSLDNDITARLHISTNLDFGFTSNNVSNGVYTQALYAPPTFSPYNADGSVKVIAPASLNAYAYQGFQNPLFLLQGINKASAQSLIGSISGEYDILKSLKFKSTVSINYNTNNQNNFVPSTVSIATSSGSGTSGNGIATQGQSQTTNLFYENTLSWDKAFNENHRVNVLVGTSWNIFKSKSFTASGQGFPDDIFLNNLSSASITLPSTGVRGQNSLLSFYARANYSMFDKYIFTFTGRADASSKFPKNNRVGYFPSAGLAWRISSEKFMKDIKWIDEVKIRASAGYTGTQNIGDNLFYSLFSPVSYAGLPGLSPTQLGNDGIKWESTLQKDAGIDFSILKSRLRGGIGMYKKKTTGLLFQTSVAPSSGFTGATANVASLQNVGLELELSGEFLRKKNFQWSGSFNISGNRSKVLKLPSNLGNSADPSMYRYGNTVLKLGEPIGLLYGKTFDGIIQNQAELDAYKKVSRNANSAAYFGIGDARYVLTGVPSSATNPLQSYKDDVIGHAMPDFYGGYTNTLSFKNFSLSTLFTFSKGNEIFYLADAQNTDLSTRTNKGVRILDRWTPENPTATRPRLILGQSDFAYTNSNNIYDASFLRVKSATLSYQLPKRLLSKLGISKAYIYTSATNLFTITGYPGADPEVSNDPYSLIGGYSDVGGYPTVKQYSFGIRCAL
- a CDS encoding thioredoxin domain-containing protein; protein product: MKMIKFKVPRPLKVIASIALTYFLLTAASFSAHAQKGTATLVVGDAAPPIRFSKWLKGKPLKAFEKDQMYVLEFWATWCGPCIAAMPGLSEFARKHPEVTVIAYNVWEKVGARPYESALPNVEKFVKSMGDKMDFNVAADNNEQFVSENWLKNAGVTGIPATMVVKDNKLIWMGSPGGLEALLESIRKGRFDMAPKASEEQRAKVAANIKNQDAMLEPYNKAIALKDYKAAIAALDKLLADDPTLSYGINMKKFTTLLDFGEEQKAVEVARNFLKTTTTGGNTVSNFGIAIADRSGLKPETYLFGVECLQTYISRSTSEPIPLVYDYIAQCYFLAGDYNSAAKNQQTAFVNAREGLAAGKWAGRITKELVSQYEETLKEYQVKASKK
- a CDS encoding RagB/SusD family nutrient uptake outer membrane protein, translating into MKNLFISISLSIVAVIGFSSCEKELGALPGNAKVDGNSVFDQATAQIALNGVYYNFANASTIKNDWMNHQVVPGSLSGHIQYGIGATPLETNENTQLLNAGYYWLESYKILNAANGLLKNVMALPDNKFTGNRKNEILAEARFLRAYAHLKLLTYYAEWYKMDSQYGVLLRDQVVTLTTTEKARSSVKESYDFITSDLDFAITNAPAANPNYYVTKWAAMALKIKMLMLRNTSADYAEVISLANTITSGSPFVLEARAEDIFHTKGLASTEVILGLKPQANQISDPYSKSRNYFPAASALWVASAGLKNLYANDPRGAWMIGTATPYTALYAPGTSYFMKYILQGGVPTTVSETDYPLRLTEVYLLKAEAIVRSGGSLSDAKALVHTIQQKAGITATANNTNYLAVESATNAADLLVEIYKETVRSLVAEDGSEWTSLLRLPMSTITQFKPSLTKQTQFIFPVPATEFLTNSLFGDQNPGYPKN